The Labeo rohita strain BAU-BD-2019 unplaced genomic scaffold, IGBB_LRoh.1.0 scaffold_73, whole genome shotgun sequence genome has a window encoding:
- the myo6a gene encoding myosin VIa isoform X5, whose product MDDGKPVWAPHPTDGFQLGRIIDISADSLTIEPLNQKGKTFQAPVNQVFPAEDDVSKHVEDNCSLMYLNEATLLNNVRVRYSKDKIYTFVANILIAVNPYCEIPKLYSPETIKQYQGRSLGTLPPHVYAIADKAYRDMKVLKMSQSIIVSGESGAGKTENTKFVLRYLTTSYGTGQDIDERIVEANPLLEAFGNAKTVRNNNSSRFGKFVEIHFNEKNAVVGGFVSHYLLEKSRICTQGQEERNYHIFYRLCAGAPEDIKGKFHLSSPEAFRYLSRGCTRYFSTKDSDKLVPQNRKSPEHLKAGPLKDPLLDDHADFNRMCVAMKKIGLDDTEKFNLFRVVAGVLHLGNIDFEEAGSTSGGCVLKKTCGQSLQYCAELLGLDEEDLRVSLTTRVMHTTAGGVKGTAIKVPLKVEQASSARDALAKAIYSHLFDHVVTRINQCFPFDSSAHFIGVLDIAGFEYFEHNSFEQFCINYCNEKLQQFFNERILKEEQELYQREGLGVNEVHYVDNQDCIDLVESKLVGILDILDEENRLPQPSDQHFTETVHSKHKDHFRLTVPRKSKLTVHRNVRDDEGFIIRHFAGAVCYETTQFVEKNNDALHTSLASLVSESKDKFIGELFENSNHSKDTKQKAGKLSFISVGNKFKTQLNILLEKLHSTGSSFVRCVKPNLKMVGHRFEGAQILSQLQCSGMVSVLDLMQGGFPSRAPFHELYNMYKQYMPAKLTRLDPRLFCKALFKALGLNENDYKFGLTKVFFRPGKFAEFDQIMKSDPDHLAELVKRVNKWLICSRWKKVQWCALSVIKLKNKMLYRATACIQMQKTVRMWLCKRKHKPRIDGLVKARNLKKRMENLNKAVSGLKEGKQEMSKQMQELDSSIDAHIRKIKNTVMSRIDIDHEHQALVTRSQELLSAMQKKKQEEEEMERLRHIQEEMERERKRREEEEQKRKQEEQERRLKAEMELKRKQEEEERKKREEEERRLQEEMELQFQAEREQEASRQAVLEQERRDRELALRIAQSEAELIPEEVPVEAGLRRSPQVTATNAQADVKKFELSKWKYAELRDTINTSCDIELLAACREEFHRRLKVYHAWKSKNKKRNAQDEQRAPKAVTDYAQQNPVVPVLPRQQEIVMSRQQRFFRIPFIRPGDQYKDPQNKKKGWWYAHFDGPWIARQMELHPDKHPILLVAGKDDMEMCELSLEETGLTRKRGAEILPRQFEEFWERCGGIEYLKNAIESRQARPTYATAMLQSMLK is encoded by the exons ATGGATGATGGAAAGCCGGTGTGGGCGCCCCACCCTACGGATGGGTTCCAGCTGGGCAGAATCATCGACATCAGTGCCGATAGTCTGACCATCGAACCTCTCAACCAGAAAGGGAAG ACCTTTCAAGCTCCTGTCAATCAAGTCTTCCCTGCTGAAGATGATGTCAGCAAACATGTGGAGGACAACT GCTCATTGATGTACTTGAATGAAGCCACGCTACTAAATAACGTCCGTGTGCGCTACAGTAAAGATAAGATTTAT ACGTTTGTTGCCAACATCCTGATTGCTGTGAATCCATATTGTGAGATTCCCAAGCTGTATTCTCCAGAGACCATTAAACAGTACCAGGGCCGATCGCTGGGTACTCTGCCTCCTCACGTCTATGCAATTG CGGATAAAGCTTATCGTGACATGAAGGTGCTGAAGATGAGTCAGTCCATCATTGTGTCAGGAGAGTCAGGAGCTGGAAAAACCGAAAACACCAAGTTTGTTCTCAG GTACTTAACTACGTCTTATGGTACAGGTCAAGACATTGATGAAAGAATAGTTGAAG CAAACCCACTGCTCGAGGCATTTGGGAATGCCAAAACTGTCCGAAACAACAACAGCAGTCGCTTTGGGAAATTTGTGGAGATTCACTTTAACGAAAAG AATGCTGTAGTAGGTGGTTTTGTGTCCCATTACCTGCTGGAGAAGTCCCGTATCTGCACGCAGGGTCAGGAGGAGAGGAACTATCACATTTTTTACAGGCTGTGCGCTGGAGCTCCTGAAGACATCAAGGGGAAGTTCCACCTCAGCTCTCCAGAAGCTTTCAGG TATCTGAGTCGAGGATGCACAAGGTACTTTTCTACCAAGGATTCAGACAAGCTGGTACCTCAAAACCGCAAGAGTCCAGAG CATCTGAAGGCAGGTCCTCTGAAAGACCCTCTGCTGGACGATCATGCCGACTTTAACAGAATGTGTGTGGCCATGAAGAAGATCGGACTGGATGACACGGAGAAGTTCAACCTGTTCAGGGTGGTGGCAGGGGTTTTGCACCTCGGAAACATTGATTTTGAAGAGGCTGGAAGCACCTCAG gtgGCTGTGTCTTAAAGAAGACGTGTGGTCAGTCATTACAGTACTGTGCGGAGCTGTTGGGTCTGGATGAGGAAGATCTGAGGGTCAGTCTGACCACCAGAGTCATGCACACCACTGCAGGGGGCGTTAAAGGCACAGCCATCAA GGTTCCTCTGAAGGTGGAGCAGGCCAGCAGCGCTCGTGATGCTCTAGCTAAAGCCATCTACAGCCATCTGTTTGATCATGTGGTCACCAGGATCAACCAGTGCTTCCCCTTCGACTCGTCTGCTCACTTCATTGGTGTGCTGGACATCGCTGGCTTTG AGTATTTTGAGCACAACAGTTTTGAGCAGTTCTGCATCAACTACTGTAATGAGAAACTCCAGCAGTTCTTCAACGAGCGCATTCTCAAAGAG GAGCAGGAACTGTATCAGAGAGAAGGTCTGGGGGTCAATGAGGTCCATTACGTTGATAATCAGGACTGTATAG ACTTGGTGGAGTCAAAGTTAGTTGGCATCTTGGATATCCTGGATGAAGAGAACCGGCTACCTCAACCCAGTGACCAGCACTTCACTGAAACCGTCCACAGCAAGCACAAGGACCATTTCCGCCTGACT GTTCCCAGGAAGTCCAAGCTGACAGTGCACAGGAATGTCAGAGACGACGAGGGCTTCATCATAAGACACTTTGCTGGAGCCGTCTGCTATGAAACG ACTCAGTTTGTTGAGAAGAATAACGACGCTCTTCACACGTCCTTGGCGAGTCTGGTGAGTGAGTCGAAGGATAAATTCATCGGAGAGCTCTTCGAAAACTCCAACCACTCCAAAGACACCAAGCAGAAGGCCGGCAAACTGAGCTTCATCAGTGTAGGCAACAAATTCAAG acaCAACTGAATATTCTTCTGGAAAAGCTGCACAGTACT GGTTCAAGTTTTGTCCGTTGTGTGAAGCCCAATCTGAAGATGGTTGGCCATCGATTTGAGGGCGCTCAGATTCTGTCTCAGCTACAGTGCTCAG gtaTGGTGTCTGTACTGGATCTGATGCAGGGCGGCTTCCCCTCACGAGCACCGTTCCACGAGCTCTACAACATGTACAAGCAGTACATGCCCGCCAAACTGACACGGCTCGACCCGCGACTCTTCTGCAAG GCTTTGTTCAAAGCTCTCGGCctgaatgaaaatgattataaatttGGTTTGACAAAAGTTTTCTTCAGACCTGGAAAG TTTGCGGAGTTTGATCAAATCATGAAGTCAGATCCAGATCATCTGGCTGAACTGGTGAAACGTGTCAATAAATGGCTCATCTGCAGCCGCTGGAAGAAGGTGCAGTGGTGTGCCCTGTCCGTCATTAAAC TGAAAAATAAGATGCTGTACCGAGCCACGGCGTGTATCCAGATGCAAAAGACTGTTCGCATGTGGCTGTGCAAGAGGAAACACAAACCACG gatCGATGGGCTGGTGAAGGCACGTAACCTAAAGAAGAGGATGGAGAATCTGAATAAGGCGGTGTCTGGACTAAAGGAGGGAAAACAAGAGATGAGCAAACAGATGCAGGAACTCGATTCCTCTATTGATGCCCACATACGTAAAATAAAG AACACTGTAATGAGCCGCATAGACATCGACCATGAGCACCAGGCTCTGGTCACACGCTCACAGGAGCTGCTCAGCGCCATGCAGAAGAAGAaacaggaggaggaggagatggAGCGTCTGAGACACATCCAAGAAGAAATGGAAAGGGAGAGGAAGAGACGTGAGGAAGAGGAACAGAAGCGTAAACAAGAGGAACAAGAAAGACGCCT gAAAGCGGAGATGGAGTTAAAGAGGaaacaggaagaggaagagCGTAAGaaaagagaggaggaggagaggagaCTGCAG GAGGAGATGGAGCTGCAGTTCCAGGCAGAGAGGGAGCAGGAGGCGTCCCGGCAGGCTGTGCTGGAACAAGAGCGACGAGACCGAGAGCTGGCCCTAAGGATTGCTCAGAGCGAGGCTGAGCTCATCCCAGAGGAGGTGCCCGTGGAGGCCGGACTGCGCAG AAGTCCACAGGTGACTGCCACAAACGCTCAAGCTGATGTGAAGAAATTTGAACTCAGCAAGTGGAAATATGCAGAATTACGGGATACCATCAATACATCCTGCG ATATCGAGTTGTTAGCTGCATGTCGTGAGGAGTTTCACCGCAGACTGAAGGTCTATCATGCGTGGAAGTCAAAGAACAAGAAACGCAATGCTCAGGATGAGCAGAGAGCACCAAAAGCCGTCACAGACTATG CCCAGCAGAACCCAGTTGTGCCTGTACTGCCTCGGCAGCAAGAGATTGTCATGAGCAGACAACAGCGCTTCTTCCGCATTCCCTTCATCCGACCGGGAGACCAGTACAAAGATCCTCAGAACAAGAAGAAAGGATGGTGGTACGCACACTTTGATGGGCCTTGGATTGCCAGACAGATGGAGCTGCACCCGGATAAACACCCCATTCTGCTGGTGGCAG GTAAGGATGACATGGAGATGTGTGAGCTGAGTCTGGAGGAGACCGGTTTGACTCGGAAGCGTGGTGCTGAGATTCTGCCCCGCCAGTTTGAGGAGTTCTGGGAACGTTGTGGAGGCATTGAATACCTTAAAAACGCCATCGAGAGCAGGCAGGCCCGACCCACCTACGCCACTGCTATGCTGCAGAGCATgctcaaataa